The Hippoglossus hippoglossus isolate fHipHip1 chromosome 19, fHipHip1.pri, whole genome shotgun sequence genome has a segment encoding these proteins:
- the crygmx gene encoding crystallin, gamma MX, with protein MGKVIFYEDRNFQGRHYECSSDCPEMQNYFSRCNSIKVESGCWVAYEKPNYAGYQYMLHKGEYPDYQRWAGFNDCIRSCRMVPPYNGNYRMKIFERSDFGGQNLELMDDCPDLHERFHTRDISSVNVMEGYWMLHEHSNYRGRQYFLRPGEYRRHSEWGSNSPTIGSLRRVTEIN; from the exons ATGGGCAAG GTTATCTTCTACGAAGACAGGAACTTCCAGGGCCGTCACTATGAGTGCAGTAGTGACTGCCCCGAGATGCAGAACTACTTCAGCCGCTGCAACTCGATAAAAGTTGAGAGTGGCTGTTGGGTGGCCTACGAGAAGCCCAATTACGCCGGCTACCAGTACATGCTGCACAAGGGCGAGTACCCCGACTACCAGCGCTGGGCGGGCTTCAATGACTGCATCCGCTCCTGCCGTATGGTGCCACCT TACAACGGGAACTACAGGATGAAGATCTTCGAGCGCTCCGACTTTGGCGGCCAGAACCTGGAGCTCATGGACGACTGCCCCGACCTGCACGAGCGCTTCCACACCCGTGACATCTCCTCCGTCAACGTCATGGAGGGCTACTGGATGCTGCACGAACACTCCAACTACAGGGGGCGCCAGTACTTCCTGCGTCCCGGCGAGTACAGGAGGCACAGCGAGTGGGGGAGCAACAGCCCGACCATCGGCTCTCTGAGACGTGTCACCGAGATCAACTGA